One Gossypium arboreum isolate Shixiya-1 chromosome 13, ASM2569848v2, whole genome shotgun sequence genomic window, ATTGTTAATGCTGAAAAACCTGAACAGGTGGTCGTTAAACCGGTGAAACCTTTGGCTCCAGTTGGACTGATTAGTTtgatacatatatacatgactaAGGGTATAGGATATGATCTTCCAAATATATGAAAAACTTAGCtcactttgtgtctgggttaacCAAAGCCAATTTTgggttcatttttttattttccctGTAGGACTGAACAGTATCATTCTTCTTTGCTATTTCTGAAAGCAGGGATTGCAGGACAAGATAAAACTAGTTCCAATCGATCTAAAGAACAGGCCTACTTGGTACAAGGAGAACGTCTACCCACCTAACAAGGTCAGACCACATGTCTTATGATACAGCCTGGACACTATATACAATAACATAAGATGGTTGCATATTTGTTCCTAGACCACTTGCCAATTAACTCTGTCCTAAATATTATGGAAATGAAACTGCCAATTACTAATTTAAGTTTCTCTAGTGATGGTAATGGCTACCAAGAGCACCTACCAGACAAGGATGATGGTATAAAGAAAGTCAAACATTAGATTCTAAACAATGTTTCTCGGACTTGGGTGTGACGTGTGAGTGTTGGATACAAGTATGCGTCAGATATGGACATGTTTCAATTTTTTTCCAAGTCTTTTCTTGTATTTGGAAAGTCCTTGAAGGGTTATATTCTCGTACCCAATTACTTTGAAGAGTTAGAGCAACATATATGCTAAAGGTCTGGAAAATGTAAAATAACAGAGTATTGTAGTCCTCTTTTCTGCACTAATGTGAAATCAATGCAGGTGCCAGCATTGGAACACAATAATGAAGTGAAAGGAGAGAGTCTAGACTTGATCAAGTATATAGACAGCCACTTCGAAGGGCCTTCACTTTTCCCCGATGTACAATCTCAAAAGCTCTTGATTAGTTTGTTTTTCAGCTCCATGGTTCTTATTTCATGCTCATACACTAAAAAACAGGACCCTGCAAAGAAACAGTTTGCAGATGAGTTATTATCCTACATTGACTCATTCTATAAAACAGTGACTTCTTCATTCAAAGGAGAGGGCACTGAAGCAGGTGAGTTTGAGCACTTAATTTCACTTGATTTTGGATTCTGTAAATGAACTTGTGTCACCGTAATCTTAGTCTGTAAACTACACCAGGCATTGCATTTGACAACATCGAAACAGCTCTTACCAAGTTTGAGGATGGACCTTTCTTCCTTGGGCAGTTTAGTCTGGTATGTGACTAAAACTGTATCATTGCTCTTCAGTTATTGATATGCTCCTAGTTTTCATCAAGTTTCAGAAAGTAGATTGTTAAACATTGACTTCCTTTCCAATGTAATATGTATGCATATATGTATgtgtacatatataaatatatctgTGTCATCTTCAGGTGGATATAGCTTATGCACCGTTCATTGAAAGATTTCATCCTTTTTTGTTGGATGTGAAGAAGTATGATATTACTCTTGGCAGACCTAAATTGGCAACTTGGATTGAGGTACCGCTAGACATTGCTTTATTCTTGTTGTGGCATTGCAGTTTATATATACCTGAAACTTTTTTTTCGGCATTCCAGTTAAGGGTGGGAAACATGATATTTTGAACTTTGATATCATGGCCTAACCATGGTTCAAAAGTTCTATTTTTTTTAAGTCGATTCTCTATCAAAGGGTAATTGATTATCTAGAAAACATGTTCAATGTCAAAATGGCTTCATGATTCTGTACAAATTGTAGCAGTTTGGGCTTTTTGGCCTTTAGTACATCAATGGGAAATCTATCCTTGACAGGAGATGAACAAAAACGAGGGTTACACACAAACCAGGTATGATCCAAAGGAATTAGTTGAGAGCTACAAGAAACGCTTCATGGTAATCAAAATTTAAGGCTTAAGCAGTATTAAAAGTTGTATGGGATATTACCCTCTATCCTCCCCAACCCACTTTTTTACCTGACTTGTTTCTTTTGCAGGCTCATCTTTGAACAAATGATTTCCTAGTACAAAATCGAGGAACCTAGTCTGTTATTTCCAATGGCAAGCACTAGTATTGTCTGGTTCATGCTTTTATCATTGTTGAGAAAAATAGCTCCCTCTTTCCGCCGATCAGAAAATGGAAAAATAAGCATATTACTTCAGTTATGCAAAATTGATGTACTCTTACGCAAATGAGCACTCAACTTGGATTGAAAAAGTTGCTTTATTTCTAAAGCTTTTGCCTGAGATTGGGTAATCAATGGAGAAGTATCCATTGTTGCTTTGTTCAACAGAATAGAGGACCTGTTGTTATTAAAACAATGAAACAAGTATTAACCAGAAAAAATACGCTTGTCTATCTGTTATGTATGGCAGAACTTTTAGAATCTAGTTATGTCACCAATCATAGTTTTCTGTTCTCTTCATTTTTTCTATAACACCCGAACACTCATATAGTTGTTTGACACATTCAAATATGAGTACCAGGATATTATATTTGTGTTAGATATATACTGGAATCAATTACATCAAATCCTGAAAACATAAAGAGGTCAATGCCTAAAGAAACATTACTCATGGGGAGGTCGACAGCAACTTACTATTGAGAGAGAGACCTACATCCAAATGTTTCAGAAAAAGAAGCTTTCTTATCAGGAAACTCCATGAGGAACTAAATCTAGAATTTGCTGAATACCCTGTGAAAGCATAAGCCTGCCTTTATGCTGATTGAAGAATATTCAAGGAATGTGCGCTGATTCTTTAACATCAATTTCATAATCTATTCAACATAAAACTTGGTTCATAAAATGACAAACGTATAACAGGGAAAGCAATTACATTATACATAATATAATCTGCTTCAAATATTATCCATCACTTGTGTATAAGCTGTGTCCAGCTACTTGACTAGTAATTGGCATTTACAGTAGAATAACTCAGTAAGAATTTATCAGTCTCAAGTTGCAGTTGCAAATTATGGTGTAAAATGTGTTTCTATTGGGACTCAATTTAGGTACTCAGCATCCTCCACAAAAATAAAAGATGGCTCGTCCCAACATCTAAAACCTCATATCATTTAAAATGACCCTAAAacaattatgaattttaaaacaTAAGAACAGCCCATGAATATATGAATGCTGTCATCACCAAAATAGCTTAATCAAAAAGGACATTCCAACACGTGAACTTCAAGAAGCAAGGGCTTTCTAGTTAATCCAGTGAATAATGGCGGCAGCTTCAATGTGTGAAAATATTCATCATAAAGGGCATGAAGTAGCATGAGAAATTGCCACAAACAGTCCACGACAAAAGAACGCAGCCATTGCAATCCAGCAGGTGAAGTTCACGACTCCTATAATACTTTCCGTATCTTCTCCATATACACGACCAATGACATTACTGAGAGACCAGCTGAAAGATAAAGAAAAATAACACCCAAAGCAACTAAGATCCCAGTTTCTCCGAGACTGCATAAAGAGGGAGGAAGAAAAAACATGACAGTCAGATACTGCAACCAAGCTTGTTTGGCATTTATCATTTCATATTGGTCAAGGAAGAAATTTAATAAACCTGCTATCTCGTGTAGCCAGAAGGATGGTTAGTGCAGCCATTTGCGTGGCAGTTTTCCACTTCCCCAGCTTATTTACGGCAACAGCCTGATTTATGtatcaaacttaaaaaataaGCTAGAAGCAAAACTCAAGCATTTCCTactttaatatagtaaaataggTAGTTTTTTGACATCCAAGGGAGAGAAACATACCGCTAAAAGCTTACCATTTTGAGAAGCAGCCCATTCCCTAACAGCGGACATAGTTATCTACAAACAAAATGTCAACTATTTGTAagatatttataaataattcatACAAAGTATAGAACAAGACCAGCTATGGAATATATTACCTCCCTTCCAATGATGGCAATTGATGGTACATTCAGTAGCCATGGCACTTGCCCAAACACAGCAATGTTCAAAGGTCTAGAACATAATAAGACCAATGTAGCAGCAACCATAAGCTACATTCAACAGGCAGTGATTTCAGCAATTAAACTCAATCCAATGAATAACTTAAACGTttggaaaataaaaaggaaaaagagaaaacACCTTGTCTGCAACTGGATCCAAAAGAGCACCAAAGGCAGAACATAACCTCATCTGAAAGACAGAAAAACGATTTTACTATGATGAATTATATAGAATAACTAGCCTCTTATAAAacaagaggaaaaagaaaggcttCCATAGTATTACAACAAGAGGGTGTGGTAGAAAGCATACTCTTCGAGCAATGTACCCATCAAGCCAATCGGTTATAGCAGCCGCCATAAATATGCTAGTAGTAGCAGTCCTTCCCCACCAACTATCAACAGAAAAGgctaaaaagaagaagaaaatcatTTCATTACTCCCGCAACATTGGCAATACAATTAACAATTGCCACTAAGAATCCAAAAGTACACCATCCATACAGCTAACAATAATCCATAGATTTCTTTACACCATCTAAACCATATCACATTGCAACCTATCATCATTGGTTGTCATAATTCACAAATTTATTCCAAATGCAACTAAAAGCTACAATTGCCAAAAATCATCAGAGTTTATCCTAATTCATGGCCCAAAACATGAAAATAGCAAACAAACCAAGCTGACATAAACAGTCGCATGATCGTTAAGCATGTCATCACTTAAAACGTATAAAAAACCCAAACGAAAGCAAACCAAAAACCTCGTTAATGGAcacttgattttttttatttatccaAACATTAAACAGATCAAAATTAAAGATCCAAACCATGGAGTAAACAACAAATCCAGATTGCACTGCCTCGAAATCGAAACGCCATTGTCAAAACATAGTCATCATAATTAGAAAATCCGAATAAATATTCAACAGGTAAACCAAAATCTAAAATCGCAGTTGACAAGAATTCAACTAAAATATTGCAATATACGAAAGTAAGGAAAAAAGAAGAAACTGAACTGAAAATCAGCAACGGCACGGCGGCGACGCGGCCGAGAGTTAAAACAGTGGGCAAAGTTAAAATTTTGGAAGAAGAATGATTAGAATAAGCTAAACTTTGGTGGTGGTCCAGTTGCTGTTGCAGCAAAGGCTCCGAATCCATATCCGCGAGAATGCCGGAAGACCCGGATCCCGACCCGTTAAAGAATCCTTTATTGATCGCTTTTGAAGAGGAAGAGAAACAACGCAAAGCAGATCTAATAAAAGGTAAAGATATTTTTGTGTTGTTACTGGGATACAAAATTGGAGATAGGGTTAAAAGGGGAGATAAAATGCGCCGGGTTAGGATGGTGGCTGTGGCGGTCACGGTTACGGTTCGCACTTTAATTTCACCAACTTTCAGGTTGTCAGCAGTAAATCTgtctttttttttgtttaggCTTGGttaaaaaatatcatttttgtcaaattatgttttaaaaatatttagtatatgacacattaataaataattattttaaattttttataattttattttttaaataattttaataatacttaatttttaaaatatttttaaatttttaaatttaaaaataattaattgttgacGTACATACTACataaataaaatgatataaacaaataatataaattttagagttaaaattgtgaaaattaaatagagcacaaaaataaattttttataaaattagaggtcaaataaattattataccttcttcttatttaattttaatttttatttaaatactaAATGCTTTTATTTAAAtactaattttattaatatatgatATTTTAATTATCCCATCGTTAAATCATTAATAAATTGTTTTCATGGTTTCTTTATTTTCATAGTAataaatttatttctttatttataaaaatttatcaatttaatcttaattttaaaattaataatttatagcTTGATTGATTTACTAAGGCTGTAGCACCTATGAATGTTCCACGAGAACCGAATGGACGCATTGAAGCTTGGAGGTATAAATTTCACAGCATTCACAATTTTTACCAGGGATAGCAATAAGGCGAGGTGGAGTGGATTTTATCCCCTTACCTCGACTCTAAAGAAAAAATTCACCTTAAACTTAAATTCGAAATTTAGTAAAAGGTTCGATTTTGTTTTGTCTCATatcgaattttattttattattttatttttattttgaagttatatatttatttattgaaagtaaaattttagtaCATATatattaagggtatttttgtgAATATCTCAAGATAGGGCGGGGCAAATTTACCTTAAATCCGACCTTGGCCCATCTTGAACctgatttttcaaaaaaaaagaaatctaACTTTAATAGATCGGATTGAATTGAAACTATCGGAGTCGAGGTTTTTGCCATCCTTAATTTCAACCTTAAAGATCACATGGGGATATGATGATGACTATTAATTGTAGCTTGAAAACTACTTGTTGGTTAGGGATCACCATAAAATTCTCAGCAATGATGAAATCATATACCATGGTTAGGACGGATAAGAGAATATTCACGTTCAGTGATTTTAaaggaaaaatttaaaagttatatatatttttatcaaaaaatttaaacaattttatattttttgaaagtattttaaattttcatctattttaatattttttatagaaCTTAAATTGAATGAATGTATAAAATTAGGGCTAAATGTGCTATTCTTTTAGAATTAAAATCAATGTGATAGAATCAGTAAACATTcgagagttaaatttgttattatgtcAAAAAGGCTACATTTATGTTCTCTTAATGATTTAACAATGTATGACCAAATTATTAAATGTCGATAACATTATtatctaaataaaaaattttggagTTAGATGACTAAAATAGAAGTATTTTAATAGTTGTGCAACTATTGTTATAACTTACGtaaattatttaagaaaatatttttaaatttgttagTTTTTAATATTACATGTTTTacatgtaattttatattttacaatttattgaATAATGTATCTATTACCATATTTAAGTGTTTTCTTGGTTGATATCAACCTCACTCTGGTCACTCGTTGAATTTATCAAAAATCCCTCACTcttaataagaaatatatatTATTCTAAGAGTAATTTTGTCTTTTTCatataaaatctagaaaaataCTTGTATGTAATAGTATTTGAACCCAAATTATTGTGATATTTGGCCTGTTAACTTTACCATTTCAGTCAAAGACATTTTATTGTTAggaataaatatcaaaattatatatgaattttgatacaatttaaacttgaAAATATGTTTATCATTTACCAAGACATAATAAATGTCTTATGAAATTGATTATCCTTTTTTCTCTTCGTCATCCTTATAAAGAAATCACAATAACGTGGATAAAAGTATCATGTAAATTCTTGTATTTGAAATTAAATTGCATTTGTCTTTACctaaaaaaatgaacaaattactCATTGTACATTAGATCAACGAGCAAATTGATTTTTAACAAATTActctatttttactgttaaaagtTGATCCATGTACACCAACATGTGGTACATGTGACACGTCACGTGTAATCATCTAATTATTTAGTCAGTCATgtcaatttttaacagtaaatatgaataaaatatttaacaaaaaatactaatttactctttaatataacatataaaaaatatttacctatttttaaataaaaaattaaaatataatctaacttATATTTTTATCGTAGTTTTACCCAAAAAGGTGGCGCTAATCTCGCCTTTCTTTTGCATGGGCCTGCCCGCCCTTCCATCCATTTTCCCTCCCTTTTCCATCCTAACAACCAAAACCGAAACTCCCTCTCCACCCTTTCTCTCCCTTCATTTTCTCTTcgcttctttcctttcttttccgtTACCACCAAATTCTCCGAACGATCCTCTCCATCCGTAACCGTCACCCTCCAAAATCTCAGTCACAGACCAATCAAATCCATCCACCTCATCAAATACTGTAACCAAAATGACATCCTCCACCACCACTACCACCGCAACCACCACCACCAAAACCGTGAACCCCCATTTAACCTTCGAACACAAGAGGTACGCTTTGCTCGCCACGTGTCCCTTGTATTCCTCTCTCTCTGATCCATGACAGTTATGATCAGATCCTTTTCCCCTTTTTTTAGTGAAAAATATTTAGACTGTTCTTTTTTTTCTACTCCGAATTTTTATCCGCGTTTATTGATTTGGATTTTGATAATGTGAGATGTGATTTAATTCTTTTGAAAACTAATTTGAGTGGAAAATATGAGCATATGTTGTTTTCTACCGTAACTCGGCAATCTTCGGATGCCGATTTCAGGTATATTCAAGCTCCATTTTCattgaaattttcatttttattttgatcatttttttgTGATCAAGATCTTAACGAATTTCATCACGGTTTGTTTTAGTAACCGAGGATTGTGCTATCTGGTTGCTAGCGATTTAATtttgtttgtttctttatttttatgaGAACTTTGTTTGAAGTTTGTGATCTTTcattgagaaaaaaaaagtttcaTGGAACCTGGTGTGGTGTTTGTCCAAATTGAGTGGAAAATATGAGCATATGTTGTTTTCTACCGTAACTCGGCAATCTTTGGATGCCGATTTCAGGTATATTCAAGCTCCATTTTCattgaaattttcatttttttgtgATCAAGACCTTAATGAATTTCATCACGGTTTGGTTTAGTAATCGAGGACTATCTGGTTGCTAGCGATTTAATTTTGtatgtttctttatttttatgaGAACGTTGTTTGAAGTTTGTGATCTTTCATTGAGAAAAAAAAGTTTCATGGAACCGGGTGTGATATTTGTCCAAATTGAGCGGAAAATGGTGATAATAAGAAGTAGACTATTTTAAGGTTTGACTAGGATACGTTTTGTACTGTAACTAGGCAATGTGTGGAAGTTGATTACAGGTAACTTGGAGCTGTGCTTTTGATTATTTTACATTCTATTTTGCTTTTTAGTTTGATGCTTTAGCTTATTTCTTGCTCTAGATTTTATTTTGCTGTAAGTTTAGGTTAGAAAGTTGTGGAAATTTGCAATCTTTCTTTGAGCTTCTTTTCTTGGAATAATCTGCAGTTAACTTGAagatttgttgaattttggggttattaaatctatctttttattttttttcattttataggGATGCGTATGGATTTGCTGTGAGGCCTCAGCATGTACAAAGATACCGAGAATATGCTAATATCTACAGGGTATTTTTCATGACTCTGTTACTCCTTTCTGTTTTAAGCTCATCGCCTTCTTTTGGCTTCTGAGGAAAGGACAGGAAAATTAAATGCCAACTCTTATATCTTGGTGAACATTGAATTTTCAAACCTCTCTCTCTTCCTCATTGTTTGGATACTAAATGATTACAAACTCTATAGTCAAAAGTCAGAACTTTGATTTAATCTCGTATATTCTCATGACTTTAGGAAGAAGAGGAGGAAAGATCAGGTAGGTGGAATGATTTCTTGGAACGCCATGCAGATTATGCTCAATTGCTTACCAATGAGATGCCCTCGGAGGGAAGAAAGGAGGTCTCGCACATTGAAGTTACAGAGGATGGGAATAATGAAGCACGAAAGGGAGTTGAAGGAGATGATTTATGCAAAAAGAAGTTGGGTTCTGATAGTCTGTCTGCTAAGGATGATGCAGAAAAAGAGAAGGTGCTGCCTGCTCCAGAGAAAAGAGGTCGTCAAACTGCAATATGGACTGAAATTAGACCATCCCTTCTGGCCATTGAAGATATGATGAGTACTCGCGTAAAGAAAGGCCGTTTATCTGAAGAAGAGCAAGAAATCAGTCGAGTAAAGCCACTATCTCTTGCAGAAGATGCTAGATTCAGTAAGGGATCATCAGAAGATGATTTTGAGGATGAATTTTTTTATGCTGAGAGATCTGACCCAGTTCAGGATGCCCCTACACTTGACAGAACCAGAAGTATAAGAGGTGCTGCTGCAAATGCAGTTTCTACAGAATCTTCATTTCCCTGGAAAGAAGAGTTGAAAGTTCTTGTCCGTGGTGGAGTACCAATGGCTCTTAGGGGAGAGGTATGTATTTGATAAGTCTCTCTCTGTTTGCCACACTCTTTCTTTGTCTCTCTTGTGAATTTGGTCATTACAGATTTGGCAAGCCTTTGTTGGTGTAAGGAGACGCCGAGTAGAAAATTATTACCAGAATCTGCTTGCCAATGAAACTAACTCTGGCAATAACACCAACCAAAAGAGCTACCAGTCAGATGGTAAGGGTTCAGCCACCAAGTCTGCATGTGGGCCTGAGAAATGGAAGGGGCAGATTGAGAAGGTTGTTCCATTTGCAGTTTGAAATATGTAGTAGTTTTATACCCCTGCAATGGGTGCTGCCTTTTTTACTGGTGTTATTAGTTTGAGATCCCTAACTACTGGTTCTGGAAACAGGATTTGCCACGAACGTTCCCTGGTCACCCTGCTCTGGATGATGATGGTAGAAATGCTTTGCGACGTTTACTTACAGCCTATGCTCGACATAACCCCTCTGTTGGATACTGTCAGGTATTAGGTTCAGAAATATATTAGCTATGGTCATGGTTGCAGTGTTATGGCTTTCTGGGTTAAGTGTTTTCTTATGCAGGCCATGAATTTCTTTGCTGCCTTTTTACTCCTCTTGATGCCTGAAGAAAATGCGTTCTGGTATGTTGAGAGACTTAGTTGAAAAATTCCTTGCAAATCCAAGTATCCATTGTTCTGTGAAATTTTTTAAGGTTACGGAGCAGAGCATATTTTGTTGCTTGAACATGATAATTTTTGTAATCCCATGATTTGCATGTTCTATTGTCTTGTTTATTTGGTGGGGGTTCTCTATTTTTAATTGCAAGCATAGCTTTCCAATTTTAAAATTAAGCACATGATTGGTTTTATATTCTTCTAAAATATCGTATTTGCTTCAGGACTTTGAAGGGTATTATCGATGAGTATTTTGATGGCTATTTCTCGGAGGAAATGATTGAGTCTCAGGTAATAACCTGCATTACTCCTTTTATTCTTTGTTGATTGATTTCTACTATCTGTTTCTCCTAAATGAGATTGTTAAAGTGGCTGATGGAATGATTATTCTTTCTATCTCTCTTGGTAACATTGTGGCCTTTTGTTAGGTTGACCAACTTGTTTTTGAAGAGTTGGTGCGTGAGAGATTTCCAAAACTTGGTTTGTTTTTTCAATATTCGTCCTTTCTTGTGTTTGAAATTTCTCAGATGTTATCTTCCCATCATGTTTTTTTGGGCAGGCAGATTATGATTGACAATTTCATGTTTATTGCAGTCAGTCATCTAGATCACCTGGGAGTACAAGTGGCGTGGGTTACTGGACCATGGTTCCTTTCCATTTTTATGAACATGCTTCCATGGGAAAGTGGTCAGGTTTCATACCATGTCTTTTAGCAATATTTAACGAGTGCCTTTGTTTCTATTTTACTGGTGTTTGTACTCATTTTATAATCGGAATAACCCGTGCTTAGTTACAAGATTCCTGATGGATTTGTCCTCACTACAGTGCTTCGAGTCTGGGATGTGTTCCTATTTGAAGGAAATCGTGTTATGCTGTTTAGGACAGCACTTGCTCTTATAGAGTTTTATGGTATGGAGTAAAAGACGCAAGAATTTTGAACTTCTATGATATCTTTACGGTAATTGAAGCCTGGAAATTATGACTAAATGAACTGCtttattaaaatgttaattttctTACAGGCCCTGAATTACTTACAACTAAGGATGCGGGAGATGCAGTTACTTTGCTACAATCATTAGCTAGCTCAACATTTGACAGCAGTCAACTCGTATTGTCAGCTTGTATGGGTTACGAAAATGTAAATGAACAAGTATTACTTGAGTTAAGGGAGAAGCACCGGTCAGTTGTAAAAGCTGCAGTTGATGAAAGATTAAGGGGGCTTCAAATTTGGAGGGAATCACAGGGCCGGGCATCTAAGCTATATGCTTTTAAGCATGATTCTATGTCAGCGCTTAGGAAAACAAGTAAGACAGGAGAATTGGTTGATTCAAAAACTAATGGAGATCTTTCACGTTCCAAGTCCGAATCAATGAATGAGGATGAAAATCTTCTTTGTCTGACAGGAGATGCTAAGTCGGATTCTGTTCCAGATCTTCAACAGCAGGTAGTATATAAGTTTTCCTTTTGATGAATACAATATTTTATTACAGACCAAACTAATGTTTGGCAAGTTGAATAGATAATAGGCTACGTCTTACTCAAAATGTATATTTGCTTGCCTTAAGTTCATGCATGAGAATTTTGTTGGCCTCTTTTGTGATGTTTCACTCTTTAATTTATTATAAACATTCACATCAGGTTGTAGGGTTAAAGGTCGAGTTGTGCAGGTTGCTGGAAGAGAAAAGATCAGCTGTTCTCaggttaataatttatattatgtcTATTACTTTTGGTTCTTCGATTGTCAGTTCTCTATTACCTCTGTTATGTCATAATGTTTTATAAATTGGATATAAGTGACTATTTAATCTTTGCATTTTAAGGAGGAACTTATCTGTTATTTACTTTAGAATTGTCTTTCTTCAGCTGAAATAACCCTTGACAAATGTGACATTGAATTCCTCACTTGTATCAGATCTGATGAACTGGAGACAGCATTGATGGAGATGGTTAAGCAGGACAATCGACGCCAATTATGTGCTAGGGTAAACTGGAATAACATATTCAATTTGCCAAAATTTACAGTCAATTGCTGACTTGTTTTTAAAGATAATTATAAAACTATGTCATTCCTATCATGCAACTCATTTTGCTTGCTTTTACCTGGCACCTTAGGCTGCTTCATGAAATTTAATGTCAATAGCATTACCAGAACTTGCTAAAAAACCCTTGTTTCTGGTTTTCATGATTCATGAATTGAAAGTTGCTAGTTTTCTTAGCAGGAATATATTGCATACTGAGCATCTGTTTCTCTTCTTTAGGTAGAGCAATTAGAGCAAGAAGTTGGTGAGCTTCGTAAGGCACTGTTTGAGAAGACTGAACAAGAAACTGCAATGCTTCAGGTTTGATTTGTTCTCCTCATCTTCAATCAGTTTGAAGATTATTTTCCTCTATCGATATGTATGTCTTTATGATAATGATGTTTGTTAAATATTTCATAGATCCTAATGCGAGTTGAGCAAGATCAAAAGGAAACAGAAGATGCTCGTAGATTTGCCGAACAAAATGCAGCTGCACAGAGATATTCTGTTGAAGTGCTTCGGGTACTCATCGTGTTTAAATCTCTTGTTTTTTTGTTTATAAATTTTcccctcaaacataccttactgaGGCACTTaaactccttttttttttcttgtgaaAAGTAAGCAGATATTGTATGTAATTTTCCCGGTCCCCTCACTGCTCTTAGCTTCAACATTTATGTTAATGCAGGAAAAGTATGAAAAGGCCATTGCTGCGCTTGCTGAAATGGAGAAAAGAGCGGTAATGGCAGAATCAATGGTGGAGGCTACCTTACATTACCATTC contains:
- the LOC108463010 gene encoding uncharacterized protein LOC108463010 isoform X6, with translation MTSSTTTTTATTTTKTVNPHLTFEHKRDAYGFAVRPQHVQRYREYANIYREEEEERSGRWNDFLERHADYAQLLTNEMPSEGRKEVSHIEVTEDGNNEARKGVEGDDLCKKKLGSDSLSAKDDAEKEKVLPAPEKRGRQTAIWTEIRPSLLAIEDMMSTRVKKGRLSEEEQEISRVKPLSLAEDARFSKGSSEDDFEDEFFYAERSDPVQDAPTLDRTRSIRGAAANAVSTESSFPWKEELKVLVRGGVPMALRGEIWQAFVGVRRRRVENYYQNLLANETNSGNNTNQKSYQSDGKGSATKSACGPEKWKGQIEKDLPRTFPGHPALDDDGRNALRRLLTAYARHNPSVGYCQAMNFFAAFLLLLMPEENAFWTLKGIIDEYFDGYFSEEMIESQVDQLVFEELVRERFPKLVSHLDHLGVQVAWVTGPWFLSIFMNMLPWESVLRVWDVFLFEGNRVMLFRTALALIEFYGPELLTTKDAGDAVTLLQSLASSTFDSSQLVLSACMGYENVNEQVLLELREKHRSVVKAAVDERLRGLQIWRESQGRASKLYAFKHDSMSALRKTSKTGELVDSKTNGDLSRSKSESMNEDENLLCLTGDAKSDSVPDLQQQVVGLKVELCRLLEEKRSAVLRSDELETALMEMVKQDNRRQLCARVEQLEQEVGELRKALFEKTEQETAMLQILMRVEQDQKETEDARRFAEQNAAAQRYSVEVLREKYEKAIAALAEMEKRAVMAESMVEATLHYHSGQTKAQPSLSPRSPQPNSPPRNNQELQQENPASKLNLLARPFVLGWRDRIKGKISNADRPNDGKSSSEDQNTATHQETNTKENNAGNTDDKEANGNEVHGFSRIMSLNFQKSTSWRQAWK
- the LOC108463010 gene encoding uncharacterized protein LOC108463010 isoform X3 gives rise to the protein MTSSTTTTTATTTTKTVNPHLTFEHKRDAYGFAVRPQHVQRYREYANIYREEEEERSGRWNDFLERHADYAQLLTNEMPSEGRKEVSHIEVTEDGNNEARKGVEGDDLCKKKLGSDSLSAKDDAEKEKVLPAPEKRGRQTAIWTEIRPSLLAIEDMMSTRVKKGRLSEEEQEISRVKPLSLAEDARFSKGSSEDDFEDEFFYAERSDPVQDAPTLDRTRSIRGAAANAVSTESSFPWKEELKVLVRGGVPMALRGEIWQAFVGVRRRRVENYYQNLLANETNSGNNTNQKSYQSDGKGSATKSACGPEKWKGQIEKDLPRTFPGHPALDDDGRNALRRLLTAYARHNPSVGYCQAMNFFAAFLLLLMPEENAFWTLKGIIDEYFDGYFSEEMIESQVDQLVFEELVRERFPKLGLFFQYSSFLVFEISQMLSSHHVFLGRQIMIDNFMFIAVSHLDHLGVQVAWVTGPWFLSIFMNMLPWESVLRVWDVFLFEGNRVMLFRTALALIEFYGPELLTTKDAGDAVTLLQSLASSTFDSSQLVLSACMGYENVNEQVLLELREKHRSVVKAAVDERLRGLQIWRESQGRASKLYAFKHDSMSALRKTSKTGELVDSKTNGDLSRSKSESMNEDENLLCLTGDAKSDSVPDLQQQVVGLKVELCRLLEEKRSAVLRSDELETALMEMVKQDNRRQLCARVEQLEQEVGELRKALFEKTEQETAMLQILMRVEQDQKETEDARRFAEQNAAAQRYSVEVLREKYEKAIAALAEMEKRAVMAESMVEATLHYHSGQTKAQPSLSPRSPQPNSPPRNNQELQQENPASKLNLLARPFVLGWRDRIKGKISNADRPNDGKSSSEDQNTATHQETNTKENNAGNTDDKEANGNEVHGFSRIMSLNFQKSTSWRQAWK